ATCAGGCCCCGCCAGACGCATTAAAACACGAACCAAAATGGCCCGGTATAGAGGAAGGGGCCGGGTTAGGGGTATTAGAGAGAGGGGCTGGACCGGACAACATGCTCGGTAACTtggaaaatagtcaaaataacatagaatagccagttttcggactgataattGACAAATAACCATCATTTGTAAGGTCATTGAAAAATATCTATTATTTTATCCAGAGATAAAATTTGGACAAACATACCCTAGCTGAAACACAAAAAATTcaaacataatatgctggattataaAGTTTCAatatataaacttccagcatattatgaaaTTCCATCACGTTATGCCAGCTACTTTCTTATTATGCTAAAAACATTCTTGGGCCAAACGGTTACTAGGTAGCTCTTGATTATTAGAATACAAAAAGGCaatttgtaaattaaaaaaagcATTACTGTTTCTAATGGACTTTTCTTTGTCCCTTTATCCCCCACAAGATTCCACCTAATTTGTAACGGCTCTTATCCAAGTAAAAATTAGCCGTTAAGCCTCTgcctttttctttccttaaaatGCTGAACCTTTTCCTCACTGAAAACCACAACAATCACTTTAGCTTCTGCCGAGTATCCCTTGTTTTAAAACACACACACCTATGGTTAAAGCAGCTCTCACCCTTTGCTTCCTACTTTTGTCCCACATTTCAGGTTTGTACACAAACTCTTATATCATTTGCTCTGTCATTGGCTCAAAATGAGTTAACAGTACAACAATTTTAACTCTTTTCCCTAGGAAAAAACAGAACCATTTAACTTTTGACATGTGATTTAGACATCttattttgttcatttctcaTATCTATATACCTTATACTCATTGATGGTGTAATCTATGAACTATCCAAAGCACTGTCCACCCGTATCGGATTCTTCATAAATGTATTATTTATGGATGATCTGACATATAGCCGGAGACATTTTCGAAGAGTCCGAACAACATAGGATGTAATACAATTTATACATTATCAATGTAATTTTTGGTTAGTTGCCTTATTTTAGCATTGGCAATCCATTCTACCAAATGAGGGGAGTCTTAGCATAATTGGTAAAGTTGACgccatgtaatcaggaggtcacGAGTTTGAGCCGTAAAAATAACCTCTTGCATAAATgaagggtaagactgcgtacaatagacccttgtggtccggccctggACCccgcaccgggctgcccttttaatCCATTCTACCAAATGATGGTCTGCTCTTTTTCTTGTTGTTTTCTCTTCTACAATGGTTGTTAATATGATACTTACTGTTTCATTCTTGTTTTTACAGTGGGAACATTGGTGTTAGCAAATGAAAAGGTATTCAAGAACTCAATAACATATTTAAATGGAAATTTTTTACAAGAAAATGATAAGTGGATGGACTACTAATCTTTTTGCATTTGTTTTTTGCAGAAAACTTGGTGTGTAGCTAAACCTTCATCAGATCAGAAAACACTACAAGAAAACATAAATTATGCATGTTCTCAGGTTGATTGTAGGATCTTGCAAAAGGGTTGCCCTTGTTCTTCCCCAGATAATCTCATGAACCATGCTTCTATTGTTATGAACCTCTATTACCAAGCTAAGGGAAGGAATTATTGGAATTGTCACTTTGGTAATTCTGCCCTCATTGTTTTGACTGACCCAAGTAAGTAACACCtttaattctttaatttttttttttgggcatgACATTTTAGTGGTAAAGGTGGTTCAAAAACTACTATAGGTTACAAGTTTAAATTTTATGCGTGACATTTTAGTATATTATGAACGCCCTTACATAAATTTCTAATTTCGTTATTGGGACCGGGATTCATATAGTCTGACCCCAGTTTTGCTTAGGATTAATGCGTTGTTGTTATCTATTTTCTTGCTATAACACTTACATTATGCAATTTTGACAATATTATTCAAGATTGCTGATTGATCAATTATGGAATCTTGACAATGGCAGGTTATGGCAGCTGTATTTATGAATGAAGCCATCATTAGGATAAGCAGCTAAATGTGGATGCCATTCTTTtgatcctttttccttttttggttGACTACTTGTTTAAGAATATTATTAGTAACATATAATATGTCATTCTAGGGAGAGAGAAGCTCATATGACAATTAGTTCTCAAAATATAGTCCTGTACAATAACCCTTAATTTCAATAAGTCCTTGTATAAGTGGTGCCAAAGATCTTGTGTGAAACTTTTATTCCCTTGGGGATTTGTATTCTGCTTCAGCTGAATTATAAATAAGCAAAAATGCCACTTTACTTCAGAATATTATTGTAAAGGTCCCCAAACAGTTTGGTTACTAGTACTCTAACGACGACGACAATAATATCAAGCAAGTTGGGGTCAGCTATATGAGTCCTTACTATTCATGTTGCTCCATTTATCTCGTCTTACTCCAACTTTTTGAGGATTAATCATAACTTGACTAGTTTCACGATTACTATGTGGCCATAACTTTGCTGTTATTTTAATAACTGCCGTGTCGGAGCCAGATTATGTGCATCTCGACTGAGTTTATGGGTACCCGTTTTCTCCTACCAATATATGTATAGGATAATTCTATCCACTAAAGCTTAGACAGATAAGAAGAAATTACCCAGCATTTTTATCTCTACTGGCCCTAACCTTGCTATTAGAGTAAAATGAATTCATAGTTGtctaccaaaagaaagaaaaaaagaaatacgTGAATTGTATTGACATAATTAAAGTCAGACTCAGAATTTTAAAGTGTGAGTATGGTACAATTTACTTAAAAGTGTCAATATCCAACTTTAAAACTAATCAACAGCTCGTTTGATATAATTGTTAATTTTCAGGCATATTCACGACTATAGGATTGTCTCTATGTGACCTAATTTAGATCATAGGTTCAAGCCGTGAAAGCAGCCATTAATTGCCGTCTCacaggttcaagccgtggaagCAACTATTAATTGCTGTCTACATTACACCCTTTGTGTGCGGCCCTTCTCCAGAGCTGCATGAACATAGAATGCTTTGTGTACCGAGCTGGCTTTTTTCCCAGGCATATTCAAGATTACAGATACATTAATCTCCTATGAAAGGCTTCAGTCCATAGGAGATGACAAAGCTCCAGGTGTGGATGACTATAATGCTGTGTTTTATAAAAGAGCATGGCTTGTCATTAAAAATGAAATCATTGAAGTTGTACAAGACTTCTTCACAACAAGCAAAATGTATAAAGGAATTAACTGTACAACAGTTACCCTGATCCCAAAGGTAGCCAATCCTGCTACAATCAAAGAGTATAGGCCAATTGCCTGCTGCACTGTCCTATACAAGATCATAGTTAAAATCCTTGCAGGCAGAATCTAGAAGGTGATTGCAACCATTATTACAGAGACTCAATCAGAATTTATCCCAGGAAGAAACGTAGCAGATAATGTGATTATGGCCCGTGAACTGGTGAAAACATATACAAGAAAATACATCTCACCCATATGCATGATTAAGGTGGATATTCAAAAAGCATATGACACTGTGGATTGGAGTTTCTTTGAGCAAATGTTGATAGAGTTGAATTTCCCTAGAAAGTTTATCAGATGAGTGATAGAGTGTGTTACAACTGTCAACTACTCCATAATTATAAATGGTGAATCAACTCCACCCTTTGATGCTGACAGAGGACTTCGACAAGGAGATCCAATGTCTCACTTTCTATTTGCTATTGTCATGGAGTATTTGAGTAGAAGTCTCAGTACCCTAAAGGAAGAGAAGCAATTTAAGTATCACCCAAAAATGTTCTAAACTAAATGTCACACACCTGTGCTTTACAGATGATCTCCTCATGTTCGCTAAAGGTGATACAATCTATGTAGGGCTTCTACATGAAAAGTTTGGCATATTCACAGATGCTTCAGGATTACAGGCTAACCTATCCAAGAGTGTTATCTACTATGGTGGTGTATCAGAAGTTACCAAGCAGGAAATCCAGCAGAGACTTGGATATAGACATGGTGACTTACCATTCAGATACCTAGGGATTCCACTGGCCACTAGAAAACTGAAACTGGTAGAATGACAGCCTATAATAATCAAGATCACAGCTAGAATTTCATCATGGATAGCTCAAAAGTTATCATATGCAGGCAGAGTCCAATTTGTAAAGTCAGTACTATTTGGTATTCAATCCTATTGGGAACAGATGTTTATCATACTTGCTAAGGTGATGAAATCTATTGAAGGATATTGCAGAAGTTTTATCTGGTCTGGAGTAAATGAAATCACCAGAAAATCACTGGTATCATGGAGTAGGATGTGTATGCCAAAGGCAGTAGGGGGATTGAATCTCACAAATCTAAAGTTCTAGAACAAAGCAGCCATAATAAAGATCTGCCGGGACCTGAAGACTAAGAAAGTCACTCTTTGGATTAAGTAGATTCTTGAATACTATATAAAAGAACAATCCTTGGAGAGTATGCCTATTCCCCAACAAGCTAGTTGGATGGTTAGGAAAATACTCAAAGCAAGAGAGGAACTGTGTCATGTGCAACAAGATCACCTAAATAGCAAAAGTATGATCAAAAACATTTACTTGAGAATGCTAGGGGATCTGCCCAGAGATGCCTGGAAAAACATCATTTGTGGCAATGAAGCAAGGAAAAAAGCAATTTTTATAACATGGCTCCAATAACAAAACATGATATTCACCGCTACAATATTGAAAAGCTGGGGAATACAAGTTGATACTAACTGTGTCATGTGTAAATTGGCAGCTGAAAGCAGAGATCATTTATTTGCAGAATGTGCAATTGGAAGATATGTTTGGGATAAACTAATGAAGTGGATGCAAATCACTTGGGTGAAAATGAGCTCATGGAACCAGATGCAGCACGGATCGAGCAGAATACAAAAGGAAAAACTATACAGGCAAAACTAGTGAAGCTGGTATTTACAGAGTTTGTTTATGCAGTCTGAATAGAAAGGAACAACATGTTATTTGCCTAGAAGGAAAGCACGTGTGAAACAATAGCTAGAGAGATTGCATATACATGTCATGTTAGAGCCAATGATACTACTAAGATACTACTCCAAAAGTACAAATTTTCTAGATAAGAAGGAGAGAGTAAACATAGATAGAGAGTTCTTTTAATGCTATAGTGAGTTGTTCTTAATAGTTACTATAAGCAATGCGGACTGTATTATAAAGTCTAGCTGATTTTGTAAATGATACCTTGGTAATTAATAAAAAGTTgatagttacaaaaaaaaaagattcaatTCTTTGTGATGCTTGTCCTATAATTAGTCAGTGTACACCAGATGGAATTATATCACCAAAAACCTGTGTCTATTACACTAACTGgttgaaattagaattttgatgtACCTGTCCATAATATTTCAATAGGATTCACAACTCTTACATCTTTAATATTCTAAAACTCTTCTAGTAAGCATTAGTTTCTAGTATGTATCATATTTTCGACCTTTATTATTGGTTTCTATCTCTTTGCTAGATATGATTGGATGAGGAGATCTTTaaattttttgtaatattttatttcttgattttaGGTCTACCTATTTCTAATATTTTGTAATTAATCCAAATTCCAAGTCATGTATGCTATTACGTAGAAGTGTCAATGCTATTCCAAGTAAGTTCGGCCagttattttagaatttttttgtAGCATTTGGTGGTATAAGCAGCTTTTCATATTTTATGTTTTTGGGTCCTACGTTTAGTTATTATTGATTGagtcctttttatttatttttcagtccCTAAAGGTGTCACTACTGTTGGTCGACACATGTCTAGTTTGTTATGCTACTTTCTAGTTAAATACCGTGTAGTTCTCTTTTGTAGTCTATGTTTAATGAAAATTGAATCtttttttgttgtatttttttttctcttctttattatttttcttagctTCTTCAATGACTTTTTCCACTGGGGAATCGCtacaaatggtatcagagcctctgTTCGTGGCAATCCCAGTAATGGTGTATAAACAAGCAAATCAGTTTGGTGAGGAAATGGAATGCGCGTTTTCTGATAGAATGTTGGAAGCATCGCTCCAGTTTGAAAGAATTCAGAAGATGGGGACTGCTCTATTCCATGACCAGTGTCCCGACTTGCCTCTTCCATGGGAAGCTTCTCTGTCTTCTACAAACTCAGAAAGCATTGCAAACATAAGTTATAGTAACAGTTACTATGGCATTGAGTCTATTATGGAAGACAGTCCGATGCCaggtaaaatttatttacatatcaaagatcggatctaaaacgtacctggtgaagagagtctcatttcaaatatttcttcgatagtgcgaagactttatacgtatccacaccgagaccgatccttactatcaaccctttgatcaatgaaatccgtgaacaacaacaacaacaacaacaacaacaacccagtataatcccattagtggggtctggggagggtagtgtgtacgcagaccttaccctaccaTGAAGTatagaggttgtttccaatagaccctcggcatcctccCCTCCAAGAACTACTCactttgctcttggggtgactcgaactcacaaccttttggttgaaagtggaggttgcttatcatcatagcaacccctcttgtctagcAACCCATCCGTGAacaaattgaataaaattatgtCCTAAATTTTTTCTAAAAGCTTTCAGCCAAGAAGAAAAACTATTTTCTTTGTCAAGATACTCTCTTGGATTTGTGCGTCTCACAGATGCCCTTGTGTTTGTAATAATTTTTCTCACATATATACTCGTATATATAGCATCTTAGTTGGTAATCCTTTTTCCACTAGGAAGGAAAAGAACGTTGTTCTTATTCCCTTTTTACAAGTCCATTACAATATCGGACTTTATAAAAGGTTTCCATTGAAAAATGGAATCCCAATCCAAATGGCTTTCATGTTTGCCGACGAGTCCTTTTGGACTTTTGACGTaaaaattcaattctaaattagatttgatttttaaGTTACTCATCAACATGTTtatatacatacaaatatatatatatatatatcacatatatataatttaatcaagagatatattttaattttctattccaatagaaaacttcaatttgtccacaatattaattatatcgtttGTGCTAGcagagaatataataatatttcatttataCTAATAActaatttatttgactaattaaattctttaatttaattatcaaataataaagtaattaatcctcTAGCAAAAaccagaacactcgttagtgtgcgacaccataggttcaatactaaaccggtagtaaattgatcacatcaatatactaatcaagggtggcgtctagcaacactccttaatgaccggatagaatgaagtatacaatttattCTCAacaaccagtagaagaataaagTAATatttccttctgtccttatagctctaagtcaccctaggatatggttcaaccatcaaatcctaataggcgaccaactatgtgttcatgtcaaatataatcgaccattgaatgacctaagaaactcttttcttctttcattcaatcgcGCTGGTCAAGGTCTGTCACGACCCTATTTTCTCCTCCATAGggtgtcgtgatagcacctaatctctaagactatgtaagcTTAACAATTTGCAAAATCAATGAGTAATAAATTGAACTCCCatctcaacacatgatatataaatataaaaattttattcaataattacaactcccaaaaatcggtggaaataagtcacaagcttctaagagcaaatactaagtgtctctatacattagagtcaAAAGAAAGATAAGGAATACAATATAGTAAGGAtaaagggggactccgaggtctgcagacgctggcagatatacctagAAGATTCCACGTATGGTCCGGCTCACTAGTATCTGGTATggtgggaagaacctggatcagcacaaagagtgtagtatgagtacgccataacggtacccaataagtgccaagcctaacctcggtagagtagtgacgaggtcaggtcagggccctactggtttaaaagaaaagtaaggcagaggatataataatattttaaaatgactgagaatttaaacaataagaagtttcagaaaatatcagcACAATAAATAGAGGTacacaacaggggcactcccgaggtaccgccttgtagtcccaaatgtaaagatgcaatacatggggatctcccgaggaatcACCTCGTAGtcacaaagtaaatatgcagtacatgggaatctaccgaggaaccgcctcgcagtcccaaagtaaatatgcagtacaagggaaTCTCCCTAGTAAACGCCTCGTAAtcttaaagtaaatatgcagtacagggggatctctcgaagAACCGCCTCGTattctcaaagtaaatatgcagtatagggggatctcccgagtaaacgcctcgtagtcccaaagtaaatatgcagcagataATCGAAGGAAAACACAATTTTTCAACAAGAATCTTatagttaaagatttaattcaaatcaaggaaagcaggtaattaaactaagcatgttgcacaaattgcaagtaagagtaaAGACACGTAGATATGCGATGCTAgtctaaacatgatcactacatatgctaaggcaactcagttaatgtatttttaaaagaagacaactcagttaatgtattttaaaagatGACAAATCAGCAAGGACCAAATTTTTTATAATCAgctcgtgtacgcactcgtcacctcacgtacacggcactcacatatcataaattgttacaacattatcaaattctaaggagatttcccccacacaaggttagacaagtcacttacctcaaatgtcgctcaatcaatcggtaaggatgcctttcccttgattttttctactccgaatggcccaaatccaGCCAAGAACAATTTCATAACATGAATACAATtacaataaaataatttgaatcataaatctacgactttaTCAAGGAAtcaaaaaatcgccccaaaacgtcgacccgggcc
The nucleotide sequence above comes from Nicotiana tabacum cultivar K326 chromosome 12, ASM71507v2, whole genome shotgun sequence. Encoded proteins:
- the LOC107802903 gene encoding glucan endo-1,3-beta-D-glucosidase, which codes for MVKAALTLCFLLLSHISVGTLVLANEKKTWCVAKPSSDQKTLQENINYACSQVDCRILQKGCPCSSPDNLMNHASIVMNLYYQAKGRNYWNCHFGNSALIVLTDPSYGSCIYE